The Haloplanus salinarum genome includes a region encoding these proteins:
- a CDS encoding metal-dependent hydrolase yields the protein MYRRGHLGVSLLVFAPAGAALVLAGRPTLALVAGGVMLWLSMLPDADHRIPGLTHRGSTHTLAFAALVGAVGAGAGAGLAVVVDGGRGTLVPFGFAVGALAVLAHLLADALTPAGVPLLWPLSGRSFSLYLTRADNTIANYLLLALGVCATAAAALLTVRMG from the coding sequence GTGTACCGACGCGGCCACCTCGGCGTCTCGCTGCTCGTCTTCGCGCCGGCGGGCGCCGCCCTCGTCCTCGCCGGGCGTCCGACACTCGCCCTCGTCGCCGGCGGCGTCATGCTCTGGCTGTCGATGCTTCCCGACGCCGACCACCGAATCCCCGGCCTCACCCACCGCGGGTCGACCCACACCCTCGCCTTCGCCGCCCTCGTCGGCGCCGTCGGGGCCGGTGCGGGTGCCGGCCTCGCCGTCGTCGTCGACGGTGGCCGGGGCACGCTCGTCCCTTTCGGCTTCGCCGTCGGCGCCCTCGCGGTGCTCGCCCACCTCCTCGCCGACGCCCTGACGCCCGCGGGGGTGCCTCTGCTGTGGCCGCTGTCCGGGCGGTCGTTCTCCCTCTATCTCACCCGCGCGGACAACACGATCGCCAACTACCTTCTCCTCGCCCTCGGCGTCTGTGCCACTGCGGCCGCGGCCCTTCTCA
- a CDS encoding copper resistance protein CopD, whose protein sequence is MDPALALSYVVHVVSAAFWTGGVLYAVYAVIPAASAGDLSPAAFARSVDGLLQVTRWTGVALPLTGAYQLWLLYSLPRLFGTTAGHLVLGMAALWTLMNGLVELGVYRMCQSRGDPPGLGAYFRRGFTLGGDADVPALADVGRPYFRAGAALATLLLVDAALLAGGV, encoded by the coding sequence ATGGACCCTGCGCTCGCCCTCTCGTACGTCGTCCACGTCGTGTCGGCGGCGTTCTGGACCGGCGGCGTCCTGTACGCCGTCTACGCGGTCATCCCGGCGGCGTCGGCCGGCGACCTCTCGCCGGCGGCGTTCGCGCGGAGCGTCGACGGCCTCCTCCAGGTGACTCGATGGACCGGGGTCGCCCTGCCGCTCACCGGCGCCTACCAGCTGTGGCTGCTCTATTCCCTCCCGCGGCTGTTCGGCACGACCGCCGGCCACCTCGTCCTCGGGATGGCGGCGCTGTGGACCCTGATGAACGGCCTCGTCGAACTCGGCGTCTATCGCATGTGCCAGTCTCGCGGCGACCCGCCCGGACTCGGTGCGTACTTCCGCCGGGGCTTTACCCTCGGCGGCGACGCCGACGTCCCGGCTCTCGCCGACGTCGGCCGACCGTACTTCCGCGCTGGTGCCGCCCTCGCCACCCTCCTCCTCGTCGACGCGGCGCTCTTGGCTGGGGGTGTGTGA
- a CDS encoding zinc-ribbon domain-containing protein, protein MIFGYLGAIPFYAFLTKSGSKWRNNVKSYLNSSSQTQIKKTTRKKQICSSCGWQNSQENNFCHDCGTELGD, encoded by the coding sequence ATGATATTCGGATATTTGGGTGCAATCCCGTTCTATGCATTCCTAACGAAATCAGGGTCGAAATGGCGAAATAATGTGAAGTCATACCTGAATTCGAGCAGTCAGACGCAGATCAAAAAGACAACCCGTAAAAAGCAAATTTGCTCAAGTTGCGGCTGGCAAAACAGTCAAGAGAACAATTTCTGCCACGATTGTGGAACGGAGCTTGGAGATTGA
- a CDS encoding type II/IV secretion system ATPase subunit, which yields MSGDAASGTDGPLGTLRRRVVRTYEMLRGSTIDARPFRPGEDGPLGSFDVPPDHEELDRYWVNAPFAYVVITYDTAESENRYHAVEPELNAFESGLLERVREDIRDPLLFRSEDENPTDEVILEGELESLLEEYGVEVGMQTFHKLRYYLVRDFNGFGRLDPLMHDQHIEDVSCDGYDLPIFVYHDQYTDVATNVVFEDPDELDNYVVRLAQQSGRHISVGDPVVGTTLPDGSRVELALGEEVTPRGSAFTIRQYADDPFTPIDLIEYGTFNVEQMAYLWLAIENNKSLIFAGGTASGKTTSMNAVSMFVPPRSKVLSIEDTRELSLYHDNWLSSVTRERLHEGADIDMYDLLRSALRHRPEYIIVGEVRGGEAVTLFQAMNTGHTTFSTMHADSIETVINRLENEPINVPRAMIQSLDLLCVQRLTRLDGERVRRSNAISEIGGIDQRTGELDYSNAFRWDADTDSFDRQDSSLLDEIQDDRGWSRTQLLEELRDRRRFLTALLEQGITDYRRFTALVNEYYADSERVLDRVDAPEAEES from the coding sequence ATGTCAGGAGACGCGGCGTCGGGGACCGACGGGCCGCTCGGGACGCTCCGACGGCGAGTCGTCCGCACCTACGAGATGCTCCGCGGATCGACCATCGACGCCCGCCCGTTTCGCCCCGGCGAGGACGGCCCGCTCGGGAGTTTCGACGTGCCGCCGGATCACGAGGAACTCGACCGGTACTGGGTGAACGCCCCTTTCGCCTACGTGGTGATCACCTACGACACCGCGGAGAGCGAGAACCGGTACCACGCCGTCGAACCCGAGTTGAACGCCTTCGAGTCCGGTCTGCTCGAACGGGTCCGCGAGGACATCCGCGACCCGCTCCTCTTCCGCTCCGAGGACGAGAACCCGACCGACGAGGTGATCCTCGAGGGCGAACTCGAGTCCCTGCTGGAGGAGTACGGCGTGGAGGTTGGCATGCAGACGTTCCACAAACTCCGCTACTACCTGGTTCGGGACTTCAACGGCTTCGGCCGTCTCGACCCGCTCATGCACGACCAGCACATCGAGGACGTGTCGTGTGACGGCTACGACCTGCCCATCTTCGTCTACCACGACCAGTACACCGACGTGGCGACGAACGTCGTCTTCGAGGACCCCGACGAACTCGACAACTACGTCGTCAGACTCGCCCAGCAGTCCGGCCGGCACATCAGCGTCGGCGACCCCGTCGTCGGCACGACGCTCCCCGACGGCTCCCGGGTCGAACTCGCCCTCGGCGAGGAGGTGACCCCCCGCGGATCGGCCTTCACCATCCGCCAGTACGCCGACGACCCGTTCACGCCCATCGACCTCATCGAGTACGGGACCTTCAACGTCGAGCAGATGGCGTACCTGTGGCTGGCCATCGAGAACAACAAGTCGTTGATCTTCGCCGGCGGGACGGCATCGGGGAAGACCACCTCGATGAACGCGGTGTCGATGTTCGTCCCCCCGCGCTCGAAGGTGCTCTCCATCGAGGACACCCGCGAACTGTCGCTGTACCACGACAACTGGCTGTCGAGTGTCACCCGCGAGCGCCTCCACGAGGGGGCCGACATCGACATGTACGACCTGTTGCGCTCGGCGCTCCGGCACCGCCCCGAGTACATCATCGTCGGCGAGGTGCGCGGCGGCGAGGCAGTGACGCTGTTCCAGGCGATGAACACCGGCCACACGACGTTCTCGACGATGCACGCCGACAGCATCGAGACGGTCATCAACCGCCTGGAGAACGAACCGATCAACGTCCCCCGGGCGATGATCCAGTCGCTCGACTTGCTCTGTGTCCAGCGGCTCACCCGCCTCGACGGCGAGCGGGTCCGGCGGTCGAACGCGATCAGCGAGATCGGGGGTATCGACCAGCGGACCGGCGAACTCGACTACTCCAACGCCTTCCGGTGGGACGCCGACACCGACTCCTTCGACCGTCAGGACAGCTCCCTCCTCGACGAGATTCAGGACGACCGCGGCTGGTCGCGGACGCAGCTCCTGGAGGAGCTTCGGGACCGCCGTCGGTTCCTCACCGCCCTCCTGGAGCAGGGGATCACCGACTACCGGCGCTTTACCGCCCTCGTCAACGAGTACTACGCCGATTCGGAACGGGTCCTCGACCGCGTCGACGCCCCCGAGGCCGAGGAGTCGTGA
- a CDS encoding NAD(P)/FAD-dependent oxidoreductase, whose product MSDTHDFDVAVVGGGPAGLTAALYTTRLGLDTVVVDRGGGRAAMMQDTHNVIGVTEDVSGVEFLQTAREQVQAYGATHRRSFASGLERRDDGRTFALETDDGTIRTDRVVLATGFSDAKPDPPLPPTGRGLHYCLHCDAYMFVDESVYVMGHGDSAAYVAMIMLNFTDEVDLLTRGDDPTWSDETDRMLRAHPIDVIHEEITGMNRGLDGWLESFEFADGTVREYRGGFPMYGSEYNNDLAADVGCDLNDDGTVQVDDHGRTSVDGVYAVGDLVPGHNQIPVAMGQGAKAGIAIHMDLRPFPRSVEEIEERGAVDADEVPAISASLREAARAFREEAVESPADD is encoded by the coding sequence ATGAGCGATACGCACGACTTCGACGTCGCCGTCGTCGGCGGGGGGCCGGCCGGCCTGACCGCCGCGCTCTACACGACCCGTCTCGGGCTGGACACCGTCGTCGTGGACCGTGGCGGCGGCCGTGCAGCCATGATGCAGGACACGCACAACGTCATCGGCGTCACCGAGGACGTCTCCGGCGTCGAGTTCCTGCAGACGGCACGCGAGCAGGTGCAGGCCTACGGTGCGACCCACCGTCGAAGCTTCGCCTCCGGCCTCGAACGCCGCGACGACGGCCGGACCTTCGCCCTCGAAACCGACGACGGGACGATCCGTACCGATCGGGTCGTCCTCGCGACCGGCTTCTCCGACGCCAAACCCGACCCGCCGCTCCCGCCGACGGGTCGGGGTCTCCACTACTGCCTGCACTGTGACGCCTACATGTTCGTCGACGAGTCGGTGTACGTGATGGGTCACGGCGACAGCGCCGCCTACGTCGCCATGATCATGCTCAACTTCACCGACGAGGTGGACCTCCTCACCCGCGGCGACGATCCGACCTGGAGCGACGAGACCGACCGCATGCTCCGTGCCCACCCGATCGACGTGATCCACGAGGAGATCACGGGGATGAACCGAGGGCTCGACGGCTGGCTCGAGAGCTTCGAGTTCGCGGACGGGACGGTCCGCGAGTACCGCGGTGGCTTCCCCATGTACGGCTCCGAGTACAACAACGACCTCGCGGCCGATGTCGGCTGTGACCTGAACGACGACGGGACCGTCCAGGTCGACGACCACGGCCGGACCAGCGTCGACGGGGTCTACGCCGTCGGCGACCTCGTCCCGGGACACAACCAGATCCCCGTCGCCATGGGCCAGGGGGCCAAAGCCGGCATCGCGATCCACATGGACCTCCGGCCGTTCCCCCGGAGCGTCGAGGAGATCGAGGAACGGGGCGCCGTCGACGCCGACGAGGTGCCGGCCATCTCGGCGTCGCTCCGCGAGGCCGCCCGCGCCTTCCGCGAGGAAGCCGTCGAGTCGCCCGCCGACGACTAA
- a CDS encoding tyrosine-type recombinase/integrase, whose translation MQLKEDTTKTVEFPVPPVAEATEERLDDFSALLGDDYRDFKQTFLEWLLIEGRDTYKREGYADATVRTTHYKVEEAYRWLWEREESYTKEFTPDDATELIEFLVRRTTHPETYVYTFEKSLKRLFKFFREKRNKDIPEWSHDIPLDTNSDSSTKDKFYPEEMRALYEAALAISSVKSYHSVSRSERDQIKAYLAQRFEMPKSEIGAEEFERANSWKIPSIVSVSSDCGLRPIEVGRAKVDWFNLENKKMLVPKDESTKNDAEWECALSSKSVTAVSNWLSERGSYDLYDGRDAVWLTRTGNTYGSGTLNRVLSKLIEAADLDQQGRNLSWYSFRHGSASMWAEQEGIYLAKNQLRHKNVETTMRYTRGSVDAATKAADSMW comes from the coding sequence ATGCAACTCAAGGAAGACACCACTAAGACGGTCGAATTTCCGGTTCCTCCGGTAGCAGAGGCAACGGAAGAACGACTCGATGATTTCTCCGCGCTTCTCGGAGACGACTATCGAGACTTCAAGCAGACCTTCCTCGAATGGCTACTCATCGAGGGGCGGGATACCTACAAGCGAGAAGGCTACGCTGATGCTACGGTGCGGACGACCCACTACAAGGTCGAAGAAGCCTACCGTTGGTTGTGGGAACGCGAAGAAAGCTACACCAAAGAGTTCACCCCCGATGACGCAACGGAACTAATCGAATTTCTCGTCCGGCGAACGACGCATCCTGAAACTTACGTCTACACGTTCGAGAAATCACTGAAGCGTCTGTTCAAGTTCTTCCGCGAGAAGCGGAACAAGGACATTCCCGAGTGGAGCCACGACATTCCGCTGGACACCAACTCAGATTCCTCCACCAAGGACAAGTTCTACCCCGAAGAGATGCGGGCGCTCTACGAAGCCGCACTCGCTATCAGCTCCGTCAAGAGCTACCACAGCGTTAGTCGGTCGGAACGTGATCAGATCAAGGCGTATCTCGCTCAGCGATTCGAGATGCCCAAATCGGAGATCGGTGCCGAAGAGTTCGAGCGGGCAAACTCGTGGAAAATCCCTTCAATTGTTTCTGTGTCCTCAGACTGTGGACTTCGACCCATCGAGGTGGGGCGTGCGAAGGTAGACTGGTTCAATCTGGAGAACAAGAAGATGCTCGTCCCGAAAGATGAGTCCACGAAGAACGACGCCGAGTGGGAGTGTGCGCTTTCCAGCAAATCAGTTACCGCCGTGAGCAATTGGCTCTCGGAGCGCGGGAGTTACGACCTCTACGACGGACGGGACGCGGTGTGGCTTACCCGGACGGGGAACACCTACGGGTCAGGTACGCTGAATCGCGTGCTGTCCAAACTCATCGAGGCGGCCGATCTCGACCAGCAGGGCCGTAACCTGTCGTGGTATTCCTTCCGTCACGGATCGGCCTCAATGTGGGCTGAACAGGAGGGGATCTATCTGGCGAAGAACCAGCTTCGGCACAAGAACGTCGAAACGACGATGCGGTACACTCGTGGGTCGGTCGATGCCGCGACGAAAGCCGCCGATTCAATGTGGTGA
- a CDS encoding zinc-ribbon domain-containing protein, protein MTSDDSDELSPSDWNYRHNERTEPSKAKAVIILSSIGFGIILSFFLIFSGDPFLGLVVLTIGLLPMLSTKMAREDLKHMMTDHDEGRNHSGSQQQQISNSTAKQICSDCGWQNPHSNNFCIDCGRELGQNE, encoded by the coding sequence ATGACCAGTGACGATTCCGATGAGCTGTCACCGAGTGATTGGAATTACAGACACAATGAACGAACCGAACCCAGTAAAGCCAAGGCAGTTATAATCCTTTCTTCGATAGGATTTGGTATCATTTTATCATTCTTTTTAATTTTTAGTGGAGATCCATTTCTCGGATTAGTCGTTTTGACAATTGGACTTTTGCCGATGCTTTCTACGAAAATGGCCAGAGAAGATCTCAAGCACATGATGACAGATCACGACGAAGGAAGAAACCATTCAGGGAGCCAGCAACAACAGATCAGTAACTCAACAGCAAAGCAAATTTGTTCTGACTGCGGCTGGCAAAATCCTCATTCTAATAATTTCTGTATAGATTGCGGCAGAGAGTTGGGGCAAAATGAGTGA
- a CDS encoding DUF2085 domain-containing protein, with product MTREFLEDIFRVSNKILRPYPLCHSRPDRSLSYRGRYFGLCARCTGMYTSGILTMLTYPVWGASLTPALSILLGVVLLIPGGIDGVTQLIGDRESTNSIRVLTGVLLGVGVVLFANGGILFLLGVLFQQN from the coding sequence TTGACAAGAGAATTTCTCGAGGATATTTTTCGAGTTTCAAATAAAATCCTCCGCCCGTATCCACTCTGTCACTCTCGTCCAGACCGTTCCTTATCTTACCGAGGTCGGTATTTCGGGTTGTGCGCTCGATGTACCGGGATGTACACGAGTGGGATACTGACTATGCTGACGTATCCTGTATGGGGTGCTTCTCTGACTCCGGCATTATCCATCTTGTTAGGAGTTGTACTGCTAATTCCTGGAGGAATAGACGGCGTTACGCAATTGATTGGTGATCGTGAAAGTACGAATTCAATCCGGGTTCTTACGGGCGTTCTACTCGGCGTAGGTGTCGTTCTCTTCGCAAACGGCGGAATTCTATTTCTGCTTGGTGTTCTGTTTCAACAAAACTAA
- a CDS encoding type II secretion system F family protein, translating to MIAHLLPLVLVVVLALPVVLSPVSRRADLLVSRLAVPIFGDYVGRSPRRSWQLSRLRATHVGTTHRVYASRTLFISGLAGIVGAILGVYVAVWLVDLLSISRAAILASVPPPLSFLAGLTRLQDLTLLGLFVLFLFFGATVGSVLALGTYWARWTYLDQLANARASEIEATLPRTIAFVYALSRSGMPFPAVLDTLARNDDIYGEAAREVGVAVRDMNAFSTDILTALRHTADRTPSEGMEEFADNLASVLGSGRNLSSFLREQYERYQEEAESQQEQYLELVSTFAEVYVTVLVAGPLFLITVLVVIGLVIEDTLTAVRIVGYAGIPLASAAFVVYIDSLTQHDTALTNVRHDVTSVGTRDAETTDPSPRSDGGSTAGVADAAADAQRRNAERLAAYDRLRGFRDWLRNPIRGVLERPWISLVVTIPLGVGWVLFRSVPIPLGPSALGVLDHPVVEASVVVMVVFAVLHETHKRRIRRLERAVPDFLDRLASVNEAGMTVVESIERVAGTDLGGLEGEVERTWRDIRWGADAGDALRRLAIRTRTRMVSQAVTLITNAMNASGDIAPVLRIAADEAQATRRLRRERRQEMLTYILVIYISVLVFLGIIAALTVAFIPAVQEAAGTTASAPANAPNVGVTGAFSETGVNTEAYELVFFHISAIQAVCSGMIAGQLAEGGIADGVKHAAGLLALTYLVFALALL from the coding sequence GTGATCGCCCACCTCCTCCCGCTGGTCCTCGTCGTCGTCCTCGCCCTGCCGGTCGTCCTCTCGCCGGTGAGCCGTCGGGCGGATCTGCTGGTCTCCCGGCTGGCCGTGCCCATCTTCGGCGACTACGTGGGTCGGAGTCCCCGCCGGTCCTGGCAGTTGTCGCGCCTGCGTGCCACCCACGTCGGCACCACCCACCGGGTCTACGCCTCGCGGACCCTGTTCATCAGCGGCCTCGCCGGCATCGTGGGCGCCATCCTCGGCGTGTACGTCGCCGTCTGGCTGGTCGATCTCCTCTCGATCAGCCGGGCGGCCATCCTCGCGTCCGTCCCCCCGCCGCTCTCCTTTCTCGCCGGCCTGACCCGACTGCAGGACCTCACCCTCCTCGGGCTGTTCGTCCTCTTTCTGTTCTTCGGGGCGACGGTGGGATCGGTCCTGGCTCTCGGAACCTACTGGGCCCGGTGGACGTACCTCGATCAGCTCGCGAACGCCCGGGCGAGCGAGATCGAGGCGACGCTCCCCCGGACCATCGCGTTCGTCTACGCGCTCTCGCGGAGCGGTATGCCCTTCCCCGCGGTCCTCGATACGCTCGCCCGCAACGACGACATCTACGGCGAGGCGGCCCGCGAGGTGGGGGTCGCGGTCCGCGATATGAACGCCTTCTCGACGGACATCCTGACCGCGCTCCGGCACACGGCCGACCGGACGCCCAGTGAGGGGATGGAGGAGTTCGCCGACAACCTCGCGAGCGTCCTCGGCAGCGGTCGGAACCTCTCCTCGTTCCTCCGGGAACAGTACGAGCGCTATCAGGAGGAGGCCGAGTCACAGCAGGAGCAGTACCTCGAACTCGTCTCGACGTTCGCGGAGGTGTACGTGACCGTCCTGGTCGCGGGCCCGCTCTTTCTGATCACCGTCCTCGTCGTCATCGGCCTGGTCATCGAGGACACGCTCACGGCCGTCCGGATCGTCGGCTACGCCGGCATTCCGCTTGCCTCCGCCGCCTTCGTCGTCTACATCGACAGTCTCACGCAACACGACACGGCGCTGACGAACGTCCGACACGACGTCACCAGCGTCGGAACCCGCGACGCCGAGACGACCGATCCGTCGCCGCGCTCCGACGGCGGGAGCACGGCGGGTGTCGCGGACGCCGCGGCCGACGCCCAGCGGCGTAACGCGGAGCGACTCGCGGCCTACGACCGTCTGCGTGGGTTCCGAGACTGGCTCCGGAACCCGATCCGGGGCGTCCTCGAACGCCCGTGGATCAGCCTCGTGGTGACCATCCCGCTCGGCGTCGGCTGGGTGCTGTTCCGCTCGGTCCCCATCCCCCTCGGCCCCTCGGCGCTCGGCGTCCTCGATCACCCCGTCGTCGAAGCCTCGGTGGTCGTGATGGTCGTCTTCGCGGTGCTTCACGAGACGCACAAACGCCGCATCCGGCGCCTCGAGCGGGCTGTCCCGGACTTCCTCGATCGCCTGGCGAGCGTCAACGAGGCGGGAATGACCGTCGTCGAGAGTATCGAACGCGTCGCCGGCACCGACCTCGGCGGCCTGGAAGGGGAGGTCGAGCGCACCTGGCGGGACATCCGCTGGGGGGCCGACGCCGGCGACGCGCTCCGCCGACTCGCCATCCGGACCCGCACCCGGATGGTCTCGCAGGCGGTCACCCTCATCACGAACGCGATGAACGCCAGCGGCGACATCGCACCGGTCCTCCGCATCGCCGCCGACGAGGCCCAGGCGACGCGACGCCTCCGCCGCGAGCGCCGCCAGGAGATGCTCACCTACATCCTCGTCATCTACATCTCGGTGCTCGTCTTCCTCGGCATCATCGCCGCGCTGACCGTCGCCTTCATCCCCGCGGTCCAGGAGGCGGCTGGGACCACGGCGTCGGCCCCGGCGAACGCGCCCAACGTGGGGGTGACGGGCGCCTTCTCCGAAACCGGTGTGAACACCGAGGCGTACGAACTCGTCTTCTTCCACATCTCCGCGATCCAGGCGGTCTGCTCCGGGATGATCGCCGGCCAACTCGCCGAAGGCGGCATCGCCGACGGGGTGAAACACGCGGCCGGACTCCTCGCCCTGACGTATCTCGTGTTCGCGCTCGCGTTGCTCTAA
- a CDS encoding class I SAM-dependent methyltransferase: MEAPEPRHTYDRIAEHFAATREHPWPEVESFVADADPAALALDVGCGNGRHAEVLADVADRVLGLDVSRGLLRTARDRRTDRGFAVDLLQGDAARLPVRADRVGLGVYVAALHHLRPRERRIGSLDELARVLAPGGRALVGVWSTTHDRFDATAGFDTTVDWTLPGGETLPRYYHVYDPTEFDEDLAASDLEPVDRFESSGNCYAVVGPPSR, translated from the coding sequence ATGGAGGCCCCGGAGCCACGACACACCTACGACCGCATCGCGGAACATTTCGCCGCGACGCGCGAACACCCGTGGCCGGAGGTCGAATCGTTCGTCGCCGACGCGGACCCGGCCGCGCTGGCGCTCGACGTCGGCTGTGGGAACGGCCGCCACGCGGAGGTGCTCGCGGACGTCGCCGACCGCGTCCTCGGACTCGACGTCAGCCGCGGCCTCCTGCGGACGGCACGGGACCGCCGGACGGACCGCGGCTTCGCGGTCGACCTGCTCCAGGGGGACGCGGCACGCCTCCCCGTCCGCGCCGACCGGGTCGGCCTCGGCGTCTACGTCGCGGCGCTCCATCACCTCCGGCCGCGGGAACGACGGATCGGGAGCCTCGACGAACTCGCGCGCGTCCTCGCGCCGGGCGGTCGGGCCCTCGTCGGCGTCTGGAGCACGACCCACGACCGCTTCGACGCGACGGCCGGCTTCGATACGACCGTCGACTGGACGCTCCCCGGCGGCGAGACGCTCCCCCGGTATTACCACGTCTACGACCCCACGGAGTTCGACGAGGACCTGGCCGCGAGCGACCTCGAACCCGTCGACCGCTTCGAGTCGAGCGGCAACTGCTACGCCGTGGTCGGTCCCCCGTCCCGCTGA